The proteins below are encoded in one region of Oncorhynchus tshawytscha isolate Ot180627B linkage group LG04, Otsh_v2.0, whole genome shotgun sequence:
- the LOC112248959 gene encoding zinc transporter ZIP1 isoform X1, with protein MDYLLQVKIGALVGLLLLTVFFGFIPARMKWFRETSGTETHRVVLSFISCFAGGVFLAACLLDIIPDYLSDINAELAQRRVDTSFPLPEFIMAAGFFTVLIVERIALNCRQDAMQGSDQERAPLMQANGHSHGHGQGKASSTNLEGSAHHVHMDLQAHSSFRSFMLFFSLSLHSVFEGLAIGLQTTDSKVLEICIAIVVHKSIIVFSLSVKLVQSAVPPMWVAAYVGVFAMMSPLGIGVGIGVIEAQLAAGALIQAILEGLAAGTFIYITFMEILPHELNSPENQLLKVFFILLGFSVMAGLTFLS; from the exons ATGGACTACTTGTTACAGGTGAAAATAGGCGCCCTCGTGGGTTTGTTACTCCTGACCGTATTTTTCGGATTTATCCCTGCTCGGATGAAGTGGTTCAGAGAAACCAGTGGGACAG AAACCCATCGGGTGGTCctgagtttcatcagctgttttgCCGGAGGCGTCTTCCTGGCTGCCTGTCTGTTGGACATCATCCCAGACTACCTGTCGGACATCAATGCTGAGCTGGCCCAACGGAGGGTGGAC ACCAGCTTCCCCCTTCCAGAGTTCATCATGGCTGCAGGCTTCTTCACTGTGCTAATCGTGGAGAGGATCGCTCTGAACTGCAGACAAGATGCCATGCAAGGGTCAGACCAGGAGAGAGCACCTCTGATGCAGGCCAACGGGCACAGCCATGGGCACGGGCAGGGGAAAGCCTCGTCCACCAACCTGGAGGGTAGTGCCCATCATGTCCACATGGACCTCCAGGCCCACTCCTCCTTTCGCTCGTTCATGCTCTTTTTCTCGCTCTCCCTGCATTCTGTGTTCGAGGGCCTGGCCATCGGGCTGCAGACCACAGACTCAAAG GTATTAGAGATCTGCATCGCCATTGTGGTCCACAAAAGCATCATCGTGTTCAGCCTGTCGGTGAAGCTGGTGCAGAGCGCAGTCCCGCCCATGTGGGTTGCGGCCTACGTGGGCGTCTTCGCCATGATGTCTCCGCTGGGCATCGGAGTGGGCATCGGGGTTATCGAGGCTCAGCTGGCGGCAGGCGCTCTGATCCAGGCCATCCTGGAGGGGCTGGCGGCCGGGACCTTTATTTACATCACCTTCATGGAGATCCTGCCTCACGAGCTGAACTCCCCGGAGAACCAGCTGCTCAAGGTGTTCTTCATCCTGTTGGGCTTCAGCGTCATGGCGGGCCTCACCTTCCTGAGCTGA
- the LOC112248959 gene encoding zinc transporter ZIP1 isoform X2, whose translation MAAGFFTVLIVERIALNCRQDAMQGSDQERAPLMQANGHSHGHGQGKASSTNLEGSAHHVHMDLQAHSSFRSFMLFFSLSLHSVFEGLAIGLQTTDSKVLEICIAIVVHKSIIVFSLSVKLVQSAVPPMWVAAYVGVFAMMSPLGIGVGIGVIEAQLAAGALIQAILEGLAAGTFIYITFMEILPHELNSPENQLLKVFFILLGFSVMAGLTFLS comes from the exons ATGGCTGCAGGCTTCTTCACTGTGCTAATCGTGGAGAGGATCGCTCTGAACTGCAGACAAGATGCCATGCAAGGGTCAGACCAGGAGAGAGCACCTCTGATGCAGGCCAACGGGCACAGCCATGGGCACGGGCAGGGGAAAGCCTCGTCCACCAACCTGGAGGGTAGTGCCCATCATGTCCACATGGACCTCCAGGCCCACTCCTCCTTTCGCTCGTTCATGCTCTTTTTCTCGCTCTCCCTGCATTCTGTGTTCGAGGGCCTGGCCATCGGGCTGCAGACCACAGACTCAAAG GTATTAGAGATCTGCATCGCCATTGTGGTCCACAAAAGCATCATCGTGTTCAGCCTGTCGGTGAAGCTGGTGCAGAGCGCAGTCCCGCCCATGTGGGTTGCGGCCTACGTGGGCGTCTTCGCCATGATGTCTCCGCTGGGCATCGGAGTGGGCATCGGGGTTATCGAGGCTCAGCTGGCGGCAGGCGCTCTGATCCAGGCCATCCTGGAGGGGCTGGCGGCCGGGACCTTTATTTACATCACCTTCATGGAGATCCTGCCTCACGAGCTGAACTCCCCGGAGAACCAGCTGCTCAAGGTGTTCTTCATCCTGTTGGGCTTCAGCGTCATGGCGGGCCTCACCTTCCTGAGCTGA